A single window of Chitinophaga sp. XS-30 DNA harbors:
- a CDS encoding DUF6728 family protein, which translates to MKSIWRQILQYLYIRKRDPSEVKNTNTKLMHGMNRISIILFLIALIVMLIRLFRH; encoded by the coding sequence ATGAAAAGCATCTGGCGGCAGATTTTGCAATATCTGTATATCAGGAAACGCGATCCTTCCGAAGTGAAGAATACCAATACGAAGCTCATGCATGGCATGAACCGCATCTCCATTATCCTGTTCCTGATCGCACTGATCGTTATGCTGATCAGGCTGTTCCGGCATTAG
- a CDS encoding glycoside hydrolase family 2 protein, with the protein MKVRLRSAALARNVYLSLETDDQSRFSDNYFDLLPGQEQVVDVSTKMTREQVKEQLRIMHLANACIDSE; encoded by the coding sequence ATGAAGGTACGCCTCCGCTCGGCCGCACTGGCCAGGAACGTGTACCTCTCGCTGGAAACGGACGATCAGTCCCGCTTCTCCGATAACTACTTCGATCTGCTGCCAGGGCAGGAACAAGTGGTGGACGTCAGCACTAAAATGACCAGGGAACAGGTAAAGGAACAATTACGCATCATGCACCTCGCCAATGCGTGTATAGATAGTGAATAA
- a CDS encoding alpha-L-fucosidase, with translation MKQFFLAGCLLASLAGYAQEEQPYVKEKDPLVLQKLDEWQDWKFGLMMHWGTYSQWGIVESWSLCPEDEGWTQRKPDGIPYYEYVQQYEALANTFNPVKFDPAKWATAAKKAGMRYMVFTTKHHDGFNMFDTKQSEYRITAPNVPFSKDPRADVTKEVFNAFRKEGIHIGAYFSKPDWNTDSYWWPYFPPKDRNVNYEISKYPERWKQFQQFTYKQIEELMTGYGKVEILWLDGGWVRPLNMHSKESLSWNKTPAQDQDINMPAITAMARQHQPGLIVVDRSVHGPYENYRTPEQQIPDKPLDYPWETCMTMAGSWSYVPDDRYKPVNTIIHNLVDIVAKGGNYLLNIGPGPDGTWHDEAYRKLDSIGQWMAANGDAIYGTRSIAPYKDGKVCFTQKKDGTIYAICLLDEGEQLPAVIRFAGIMPASGAKMELLGVKGKVSWKKAGNGVEVKVPESARKKNLRHAIAIKIK, from the coding sequence ATGAAGCAATTTTTTTTGGCAGGATGCCTGCTGGCAAGCCTCGCAGGATATGCGCAGGAAGAGCAGCCTTATGTGAAAGAGAAAGATCCGCTGGTGCTGCAGAAGCTGGATGAGTGGCAGGACTGGAAATTCGGACTGATGATGCACTGGGGCACCTACTCCCAGTGGGGCATCGTGGAATCCTGGAGCCTCTGTCCGGAAGACGAAGGCTGGACGCAACGGAAACCCGACGGCATTCCCTATTACGAATACGTGCAGCAGTATGAAGCCCTCGCCAATACCTTCAATCCTGTAAAGTTCGATCCCGCCAAATGGGCCACAGCCGCAAAAAAGGCCGGCATGCGCTATATGGTGTTCACCACCAAGCATCACGACGGGTTCAATATGTTCGATACAAAACAGTCGGAATACCGCATTACGGCACCGAACGTCCCTTTCAGCAAAGATCCCCGCGCGGATGTGACCAAAGAAGTGTTTAACGCATTCCGGAAAGAAGGTATTCACATCGGCGCCTATTTTTCCAAGCCGGACTGGAATACAGATTCCTATTGGTGGCCATACTTCCCGCCAAAAGACCGCAATGTGAACTATGAGATCAGCAAATACCCCGAACGCTGGAAGCAGTTTCAGCAGTTCACCTACAAACAGATCGAAGAGCTGATGACCGGCTACGGAAAGGTGGAGATACTCTGGCTGGACGGCGGATGGGTACGCCCGCTGAACATGCATTCCAAAGAATCCCTGTCATGGAACAAAACGCCCGCGCAGGACCAGGACATCAACATGCCCGCCATCACCGCCATGGCCCGCCAGCATCAGCCCGGCCTCATTGTGGTAGACCGCAGTGTGCATGGCCCTTACGAGAATTACCGCACTCCCGAGCAGCAGATACCGGACAAACCGCTCGACTATCCCTGGGAAACCTGCATGACCATGGCCGGTTCCTGGTCATACGTGCCGGACGACCGGTATAAGCCCGTGAACACGATCATTCATAACCTGGTGGACATTGTAGCCAAGGGCGGCAACTACCTGCTGAACATCGGCCCCGGTCCTGATGGCACCTGGCATGACGAAGCTTACCGCAAGCTGGACAGCATCGGTCAGTGGATGGCGGCAAACGGCGACGCCATTTACGGCACCCGCTCCATTGCGCCTTACAAGGATGGCAAAGTATGTTTTACGCAGAAGAAAGACGGCACCATTTACGCGATCTGTTTGCTGGATGAAGGCGAACAGTTGCCAGCGGTTATCCGCTTTGCAGGTATTATGCCGGCAAGCGGCGCGAAGATGGAGCTGCTGGGTGTGAAGGGGAAAGTATCCTGGAAGAAAGCAGGGAACGGGGTGGAGGTGAAGGTGCCGGAATCTGCCCGGAAGAAGAATTTAAGGCACGCGATCGCGATAAAGATCAAATAA
- a CDS encoding glycoside hydrolase family 2 protein has translation MRNLLSSLLLAMLAMPAFAQEVSTELSAWEFRRTDENIWRSATVPGTVHTDLLFHKLIPDPFRDANEKGVQWVDKKDWEYRTRIDVTPALLQHDAVALAFEGLDTYADVYVNDVLVLKAQNMFVRKEIPVKKHLKAGQNSLRILFHSPIAQDMPKFLADRLIYPAGNDASDIPLSVHARKAPYHYGWDWGPRLVTSGIWRPVYLRAWNKVKITDSWIRQQQLTDAQAQLEAAITLDVHKPGTYRLIVKSPHDEFGAEQLSKTLSAGKQQLRLPFSIPQPQRWWPNGQGDQKLYPVEVIVLSGNDTLQKKRQRIGLRTIEVVNEKDAMGTSFYVKVNGRPVFMKGANYIPQDNFLPRVSPQQYERLFDDMQEAHFNMVRVWGGGIYENDRFYELADEKGILVWQDFMFACTLYPSSPDFLQQVKAEAEDNITRLRNHPSLALWCGNNEIAVAIKNWGWKDGYAYTDKQWAQLLKGYETLFSQLLPDAVKAHDPGRFYFPSSPISNWGREEDFRHGDNHYWGVWHGMEWFEAFATHVPRFMSEYGFQSFPDIQTVRRYADSSQWDIHSYVMQAHQKSFTRGNAAIKTYMDHYYKAPKDFPAFLYLSQVLQAEGMKIGMEAHRRAMPFCMGTLYWQLNDCWPGASWSGIDYFGRWKAMHYFVKKAYNPVLISHSKESGRVLTHVVSDLPEEETAMLHLQLMDMYGKEIWNEQVLVRTKAGGSEMVHSIPVTDILKGADSTGVILYSKLVKNNKLLSSNVFYYFAAPPVAAVAQSRHCRRCTGDKREDEGTPPLGRTGQERVPLAGNGRSVPLLR, from the coding sequence ATGAGAAATTTACTAAGCAGCCTTTTGCTGGCTATGCTCGCCATGCCGGCTTTTGCGCAGGAAGTCAGCACAGAACTGTCCGCCTGGGAATTCCGCCGGACGGATGAAAATATCTGGCGTTCCGCTACCGTGCCGGGAACCGTGCATACAGACCTGCTTTTTCACAAACTGATCCCCGATCCCTTCCGCGATGCGAATGAAAAAGGGGTGCAGTGGGTGGATAAAAAGGATTGGGAATACCGTACCCGGATTGATGTAACGCCCGCGCTGCTGCAGCATGATGCGGTAGCCCTGGCATTTGAGGGGCTGGATACTTATGCTGATGTGTATGTGAATGATGTGCTGGTGCTGAAAGCTCAGAACATGTTCGTGCGGAAGGAGATCCCGGTGAAGAAACACCTGAAAGCCGGGCAAAACAGCCTCCGCATACTGTTTCACAGTCCCATTGCGCAGGATATGCCGAAGTTCCTGGCAGACCGCCTGATCTATCCCGCCGGCAACGATGCCAGTGATATTCCGCTGAGCGTTCACGCCCGCAAAGCGCCGTACCATTATGGATGGGACTGGGGCCCGCGCCTCGTGACCAGCGGCATCTGGCGCCCTGTATATCTCCGGGCCTGGAATAAAGTGAAAATAACAGACAGCTGGATCCGGCAGCAGCAGCTCACGGACGCACAGGCCCAACTGGAAGCCGCCATCACGCTGGATGTACATAAACCGGGAACTTACCGGCTGATCGTGAAAAGTCCGCATGACGAGTTTGGGGCGGAACAGCTCAGCAAGACCCTCTCCGCCGGAAAACAACAGCTCCGACTGCCCTTTTCCATCCCTCAGCCGCAGCGCTGGTGGCCGAACGGACAGGGCGATCAGAAGCTGTATCCGGTGGAAGTGATCGTACTCAGCGGAAATGATACCCTGCAGAAAAAGCGGCAGCGCATCGGTCTCCGCACGATCGAGGTCGTGAATGAAAAGGATGCCATGGGTACCAGCTTTTACGTGAAGGTCAACGGCCGGCCGGTTTTTATGAAAGGCGCGAACTACATTCCGCAGGATAACTTCCTGCCCCGCGTGAGCCCGCAGCAGTACGAAAGGTTGTTCGATGACATGCAGGAAGCGCATTTCAACATGGTGCGCGTCTGGGGCGGCGGCATCTATGAAAACGACCGGTTTTATGAGCTGGCGGATGAAAAAGGCATCCTCGTGTGGCAGGATTTTATGTTCGCCTGTACGCTTTATCCTTCCTCGCCGGACTTTTTACAACAGGTGAAAGCCGAGGCGGAAGACAATATCACCAGGCTCCGCAATCACCCATCCCTGGCGCTCTGGTGCGGGAATAACGAGATCGCCGTGGCGATAAAGAACTGGGGCTGGAAAGATGGATATGCTTATACGGACAAACAATGGGCACAACTGCTCAAAGGATATGAGACCCTGTTCTCGCAACTGCTGCCCGATGCCGTAAAAGCCCACGACCCCGGGCGCTTCTACTTCCCCTCTTCCCCCATCAGCAACTGGGGCAGGGAGGAAGACTTCCGGCATGGCGATAACCACTACTGGGGCGTATGGCACGGTATGGAATGGTTCGAAGCCTTTGCCACCCACGTTCCCCGCTTCATGAGCGAATACGGCTTCCAGTCGTTCCCCGATATACAGACCGTGCGCAGGTATGCGGACTCCAGCCAGTGGGACATCCATTCCTACGTCATGCAGGCACACCAGAAAAGCTTCACGAGAGGAAATGCCGCCATCAAAACGTATATGGACCATTACTATAAAGCGCCGAAGGACTTCCCCGCATTCCTCTATCTCAGCCAGGTATTGCAGGCCGAAGGCATGAAGATCGGGATGGAAGCGCACCGCCGTGCCATGCCTTTCTGTATGGGCACCCTGTACTGGCAGCTGAACGATTGCTGGCCCGGGGCCTCCTGGAGCGGGATCGACTATTTCGGCCGGTGGAAAGCCATGCATTACTTCGTAAAGAAAGCCTACAACCCCGTGCTGATCAGCCATTCAAAGGAAAGCGGGAGAGTGTTGACGCATGTGGTCAGCGATCTGCCGGAAGAAGAGACGGCCATGCTGCATCTTCAGCTGATGGATATGTACGGAAAGGAGATATGGAACGAACAGGTGCTGGTGCGCACAAAAGCCGGCGGTAGCGAAATGGTGCACAGCATCCCCGTCACCGATATCCTGAAAGGGGCGGACAGCACCGGGGTAATATTGTATTCCAAACTGGTAAAGAACAATAAGCTATTGTCCTCGAATGTGTTTTACTACTTTGCTGCACCCCCGGTTGCTGCAGTTGCCCAAAGCCGCCATTGCCGCAGATGTACAGGAGATAAACGGGAAGATGAAGGTACGCCTCCGCTCGGCCGCACTGGCCAGGAACGTGTACCTCTCGCTGGAAACGGACGATCAGTCCCGCTTCTCCGATAA
- the lpxB gene encoding lipid-A-disaccharide synthase, with product MAADGACMQDEYSIIKGAIWPVKDKQERMKYYIIAGEASGDLHGSNLVKQIRLQDTSADIRCWGGDLMEQAGAEVVKHYRELAFMGFVEVIMNLRTIFSNLDFCKKDILQYKPDVLVLIDYPGFNLRIAEWAKLQGLKVVYYISPQVWAWKEGRVKKIRETVDKMLVILPFEKAFYRKWDFEVEYVGHPLIEAVKAEQEAPPAPHFSEKPVIALLPGSRQQEVKKKLPVMLSMARYYPEYQFIMAQAPSLEDSFIQGFTNAYPNVSVVKGQTYQLLLQASAALVTSGTATLETALFGVPEVVCYKGSPVSYFFAKYLIKVKYISLVNLIMDKPVVKELIQQDLTEENLLKELTLILKDNARRQQMKADYATLWTLLGDGTASRKAAEAIVGMVKG from the coding sequence ATGGCTGCAGATGGAGCCTGCATGCAGGATGAATATTCAATCATCAAAGGCGCTATCTGGCCCGTAAAAGATAAACAGGAACGGATGAAGTATTATATCATAGCCGGTGAAGCCTCCGGAGACCTGCATGGCAGCAACCTCGTCAAACAGATCCGGTTGCAGGATACCAGTGCCGATATCCGTTGCTGGGGTGGCGACCTGATGGAGCAGGCAGGCGCCGAAGTGGTGAAACATTACCGTGAACTGGCTTTCATGGGCTTTGTGGAAGTGATCATGAACCTGCGCACCATCTTTTCGAACCTCGACTTCTGCAAAAAAGATATCCTGCAATACAAACCTGACGTACTGGTACTGATAGACTATCCCGGCTTCAATCTCCGTATAGCCGAATGGGCAAAACTGCAGGGCCTGAAAGTGGTGTACTACATCAGCCCGCAGGTATGGGCCTGGAAGGAAGGCCGTGTAAAGAAGATCAGGGAAACGGTAGATAAAATGCTGGTGATCCTGCCCTTTGAAAAGGCATTTTACCGCAAATGGGATTTCGAAGTGGAGTATGTGGGCCATCCGCTGATAGAGGCCGTAAAGGCCGAACAGGAAGCGCCGCCTGCCCCGCATTTCTCCGAAAAACCGGTGATTGCGCTATTGCCCGGCAGCCGGCAGCAGGAAGTGAAGAAAAAACTGCCCGTCATGCTGTCCATGGCGCGGTATTACCCGGAATACCAGTTCATCATGGCACAGGCCCCCAGCCTGGAAGACAGCTTCATACAGGGATTCACGAACGCCTATCCCAATGTGTCCGTTGTAAAAGGGCAAACCTATCAATTGTTGTTGCAGGCCTCCGCTGCATTGGTAACCTCCGGCACGGCCACGCTGGAAACCGCCCTTTTTGGCGTACCGGAAGTGGTTTGCTACAAAGGAAGCCCCGTGTCCTACTTCTTCGCCAAATACCTCATCAAAGTAAAATACATCTCCCTCGTTAACCTCATCATGGATAAACCCGTGGTGAAAGAACTGATCCAGCAAGACCTGACGGAAGAGAACCTCCTGAAAGAGCTGACGCTCATCCTGAAAGACAATGCCCGCAGACAGCAGATGAAAGCGGACTACGCCACATTGTGGACGCTCCTGGGAGACGGCACCGCCTCCCGGAAGGCTGCCGAAGCCATCGTTGGCATGGTGAAGGGCTAA